Genomic DNA from Chaetodon trifascialis isolate fChaTrf1 chromosome 19, fChaTrf1.hap1, whole genome shotgun sequence:
ATAAAGAGCTTTGAACTTGGTGCTGCAGAAGCAGTAGACCAACGGGTCCAGGAGGCAGTCCATGTAGGAGAGGACCATGAGGCCGTCGAAGGCCACGGCAGCTTTATCCTGATGGCGCTCGCTCAGGTCTTTGACCCGCGTGATCAGCAGAACCATCCTGGCCAAGGTGCAGGGGAGGAAGCAGACGGAGAAGACCACCATGACGGCGGTCACCAGAAAGACGGCTCTCCTCAGCTTGGTCCGATCCCCGACCGTCTTCTTCCTGAGCCGGTTGACGATGTGCACCGTGCAGTAGACCAGGATGATGAAGGGGATGACGATCTGGGTGAAGAAGACCACCTCTCGCAAACTGTCCACCACGTCCTTAAGGCAGAAAAAGGATCAACTTAATCATCACATACATCAGCAACAAATTCTCCTTCAGCCAGTCAGCAGTTTGACCACTGCTCTGAATCAgagtggaagaagtactcagaccCTTTACTTAACTAAAAACACCAAtacaacaaagtaaaaataccCCAATCCTGCATTCAAACTCGTCCTTAAGTTAAAGTGCAGAGGTGTATTTAAAACCTTAGAAGTGGAAGAATAATGTCCCTCTGGCTGATGTTTTATTCTAAATAAAATCATCAGATAagactgaagcagcagtgtgCAGGCTGCTTTTCACTGCTGCTCGAGCTGGAGCTGCTTTAACTCCTCAGTGTACTGTTTGGTACTTCAGTCCTCTTAAGTCCTCGTTAACTGTTCTGGATTTTCCTTGGAGGGGATGTCACTCTTTGGTGCAGCTGACTCATGGACATGTAAAACATGAGTGAGGAGACTCTAATCTGTAGCGGTTCAATGGTCGCGAGCCAGAAAGGTTGAAAATCGCTGGATTAATCATTATCAATGTGTATGTATTTCAAAGCCTGTAGCTGTCAGTACAACTATCACATGAATggagtggaataaaaaaacaacatttctctGTGATATTGGCCCAGAAGCATAAAGtacattaaaatgtaaagtaaatgtactttattcTCACTGCTGACAGGTTTATGTAAAATTACAGAAGAGTATTTGTGCTTCACTCTGCCAGTTAACCTACCAGTGAAACTAGCTGCAGTAAACTGATATAAAACCATCAGACAGGCTTCTGTCGTCTCCACCACGCTCTCATAATGAGGCGCCCTGCTGTGCATAGAGTCTTACATAATGTGTTAAGAAATAGCAcctttttttgctgttttgctttcaGCATGCACGTGTTTTTTCCAGACTGTGGCCCCATCATGTGGTACAGTCTGACACACTCCAGCTTTATCAATGCTGCGGGCCGTATCAGTGCAAAAATAGCTCAACTGAAGTGGACGAGATCGACCCCAGAGCTGCTCCGTCCGGGAGGACGGCACGGACCCACGTCCTTCATGCCGATGGTCTTAATCACATGCAGACGGTCAGTCATTACCTCTCAACCCTTCAGGCTGAGTAACTGTTTGCACACAGTAATCTTTGCGAAACTGACAGTGATTCAGCTTTTGATGTCACTTGTTGCTGAAACACTTTGTCATTTCTCCTCAATTCACGCACTATTCCATATATTCATGCTGAAAAACTACCAGCAAACTAGACTTGGAGGAGACATGCGTGAGCGAGAGCCAACAGAAATGAGACGTTCAGCGTGTAAACGTTACCTTAACCAGCGTGTCGTCATTAGTGGTCTTGTGGCTGTTGCAGCACTCGAAGGTTTTGAGCATGGTGGGAATGGTGAGAGGCAGGAGAAGCAGCCAGATGAGGATTGAGATCTGAGGTGACTTCTTGAGCGCTTTGAGGAGGTTCTTTCGACCGGGATGCACCACGTTGAAGTATCGATCGATGGAGGTGACGGTGAGGAAGGCGATGCTGGCCCCTCGGTTTAGAAACAGCATGAAGAGCATGGCTTTGCACACCGTGTCgttctcactcctcctctctccctggaTGAAGTTGTATGCCTTTATGGGcaaacagaagagcagcaggatgtCAGCCAGCACCAGGTTGAAGAGGAagatgttgttgctgttggatTTCCAGAATTTCAGCTTGAATATGAAGAGGTGGAGGACGGACGCGTTGAGAGGCAGAGCCAGGATGAAGATCACGATCATGACAGCTGCATAGAATTTATACAGCGCTCTGTTTGTGGCTTTGCAGTCCTCAATGAGTTGGTAAGTGGAGTTTTCCATTTTGAGCGGTCAAATACGCGTCCCTTCATAAACCGACAAGGAAATCAGTTCACACCCAGAGTCTCACcctccaaacaaacagacagaatcCCACCAAACGAGTCCTCTCGCTGTCTTCAGCTGCGATCCTCTGACAGCTCTAAGTTCTTCTTTCAGTCCTCGTGTGTGCTTCAGGTTTCCACACTCACTCAGGTTTCACGTCCTGTTCCGTGAGCGTCAGGTCTGGAAGTAGTTGTTGCCTCTGTGAGTTTGCCTTGCTGCTCAGCTCTGACTCGTAGCTCCGCCTTAAATAGCCTGAGGAGGTGAGTTGCCAGCTGCTTTCCCACTGTGGGACCAGTGGGGCGAAGCAGAGGCGAGACCAGTTGCATTAAATACAGATAGTGCGAGAGGAAACTAAGAGCGCTTCGACATCTAGATTACTTTTTGTGGTGATAAAGTGTGAGCAG
This window encodes:
- the LOC139347865 gene encoding 12-(S)-hydroxy-5,8,10,14-eicosatetraenoic acid receptor-like; amino-acid sequence: MENSTYQLIEDCKATNRALYKFYAAVMIVIFILALPLNASVLHLFIFKLKFWKSNSNNIFLFNLVLADILLLFCLPIKAYNFIQGERRSENDTVCKAMLFMLFLNRGASIAFLTVTSIDRYFNVVHPGRKNLLKALKKSPQISILIWLLLLPLTIPTMLKTFECCNSHKTTNDDTLVKDVVDSLREVVFFTQIVIPFIILVYCTVHIVNRLRKKTVGDRTKLRRAVFLVTAVMVVFSVCFLPCTLARMVLLITRVKDLSERHQDKAAVAFDGLMVLSYMDCLLDPLVYCFCSTKFKALYLSNYFPFLVRDAQVSFDSSTGNASHPASHPTSNNVI